The following coding sequences are from one Hymenobacter sp. DG25A window:
- the ygiD gene encoding 4,5-DOPA dioxygenase extradiol, protein MNSLQDLHKTASSFQQTTKMPVLFVGHGSPMNALADNAFTKMLQQLGQDMRNRQPPRAILVVSAHWLTRGSFVTMNERPETIHDFGGFPQELFDMQYPAPGAPDVAREVLAALPDAQPSDEWGLDHGSWTILHHLFPEADIPVFQLSIDYYQPLTFHAELARQLQFLRRRGVLIIGSGNIVHNLRQSMPKFMADDATPYAWAGEFDAWAKAKIDQRDLHALAHYQQAGASGMLAVPTPDHYIPMLYSLALAEPDEDIRHAFEEVSYGGMSMRTFVVG, encoded by the coding sequence ATGAACTCCTTGCAAGACCTCCATAAAACTGCCTCTTCCTTCCAGCAAACAACCAAAATGCCAGTGCTCTTCGTGGGGCACGGCTCGCCGATGAATGCGCTGGCGGATAATGCCTTCACGAAGATGCTTCAGCAGCTGGGCCAGGACATGCGCAACCGGCAGCCGCCCCGCGCCATTCTGGTGGTATCGGCGCACTGGCTCACGCGCGGCTCCTTTGTTACCATGAATGAGCGGCCCGAAACCATTCATGATTTTGGCGGCTTTCCGCAGGAGCTGTTTGACATGCAGTACCCCGCGCCCGGCGCGCCTGATGTAGCCCGGGAAGTGCTGGCGGCCCTGCCCGATGCGCAACCATCCGACGAATGGGGCCTCGACCACGGATCCTGGACCATTCTGCACCACCTGTTTCCGGAGGCTGATATTCCGGTGTTCCAGCTCAGCATCGACTATTATCAACCCCTCACGTTTCACGCGGAGCTTGCCCGGCAGCTGCAGTTTCTGCGCCGGCGCGGCGTGCTCATTATCGGCAGCGGCAACATTGTGCACAACCTGCGCCAGAGCATGCCCAAATTCATGGCCGATGATGCCACACCCTATGCCTGGGCCGGGGAGTTTGATGCATGGGCGAAAGCTAAAATCGACCAGCGCGACCTGCACGCCCTGGCCCATTACCAGCAGGCCGGCGCCAGCGGTATGCTGGCCGTACCCACGCCGGACCACTACATCCCTATGCTCTACAGCCTGGCCCTGGCCGAACCGGACGAAGACATCCGGCACGCCTTCGAGGAGGTAAGCTACGGTGGCATGAGCATGCGCACCTTTGTAGTAGGGTAG
- a CDS encoding xanthine dehydrogenase family protein molybdopterin-binding subunit — MSTTNYIGKATSRVDGPAKVTGAATYSAEFHLPNLAYGYVVSSPIAKGKITKIHADEVLALPGVIQVFSHENVPSVAWLDKKHQDQVAPGGSPFRALQEPEILFSQQPVALIVAENFELARYAASVLRIEYEVEQHETNLETQRAKGYEPGKGKTGFQPPPDPRGKPDEAWAEAEHRTEAEYVHGTQHHNPMELFSTTAEWRGEGQITAYDKTQGVFNVKKYLTGVFGLKKDDVRVVNEFLGGGFGAGLRPQYSVYLAVLAALELRRSVRLTLTRQQMFSFGHRPHALQTVKLATNPDGSLAALHHHALHETSQFEDYTENVVNWSGMLYQCENVKLGYELAKLDVYTPLDMRAPGAASGSIALEIAMDEMAYAAGLDPLELRLRNYADRDQNADKPFSSKKLRDCYHQGAAKFGWEKRTPEPRSMREGNMLVGWGMGGGVWDATQQKAAAAASITADGHLTVRSGSGENGAGTYTIMTQIAAETLGLPLEAVTYQLGDTDQPEAPLQGGSWTAASVGTAIQSVCQDLAGKILKMAQKQPDSPLKDAKFEDVEFVNGQIRLRTNHGQAVVLRDVLQTSGEAKIEADGSTMPNMAKQSQYSLHAHNAVFVEVKVDEDLGTVHVTRVVNAIAAGRILNLKTARSQVLGSVVWGIGAALMEETVMDHKFGRYMNHNFAEYHVPVNADIHDIEVLFVDEEDDIVNPLGVKGIGEVGMLGVAAAVANAIYHATGKRVRELPITIDKLL; from the coding sequence ATGAGCACGACTAACTATATCGGCAAAGCCACCAGCCGCGTCGATGGGCCGGCCAAGGTGACGGGCGCGGCCACGTATTCCGCTGAATTTCATTTGCCCAACCTGGCCTACGGCTACGTGGTAAGCAGCCCCATTGCCAAGGGAAAAATCACCAAAATTCACGCCGATGAAGTGCTGGCATTGCCCGGCGTCATTCAGGTGTTTTCACACGAAAACGTGCCTTCGGTGGCTTGGCTCGATAAAAAGCACCAGGACCAGGTAGCACCTGGCGGTTCGCCGTTCCGGGCGTTGCAGGAGCCGGAAATTCTATTCAGTCAGCAGCCGGTGGCCTTGATAGTGGCCGAGAACTTTGAGCTGGCCCGCTATGCGGCTTCGGTGCTGCGCATTGAGTATGAAGTAGAGCAGCACGAAACAAACCTCGAAACCCAGCGCGCCAAGGGCTACGAGCCCGGCAAGGGCAAAACCGGCTTCCAGCCGCCGCCCGACCCACGCGGCAAACCCGATGAAGCCTGGGCTGAGGCTGAACACCGCACGGAGGCTGAGTATGTGCACGGCACCCAGCACCACAACCCCATGGAGCTATTTTCCACCACCGCGGAGTGGCGCGGCGAAGGCCAGATAACGGCCTACGATAAAACCCAGGGCGTTTTTAACGTGAAGAAATACCTCACGGGCGTGTTTGGTCTGAAGAAGGACGACGTGCGGGTAGTGAATGAGTTTCTGGGGGGCGGTTTTGGCGCGGGGCTGCGACCCCAGTACTCGGTGTACCTGGCGGTACTGGCTGCCCTGGAACTGCGCCGCTCGGTGCGCCTCACGCTCACGCGTCAGCAAATGTTCAGCTTCGGGCATCGGCCGCACGCCCTGCAAACCGTGAAGCTCGCTACCAACCCCGATGGCTCTTTGGCCGCTTTGCACCACCACGCTCTTCACGAAACCTCTCAGTTTGAGGATTACACCGAGAACGTAGTGAACTGGAGCGGCATGCTCTACCAGTGCGAGAACGTGAAGCTGGGCTATGAGCTGGCCAAGCTTGATGTGTACACGCCCCTGGATATGCGCGCCCCCGGCGCGGCTTCCGGCAGCATTGCCCTGGAAATAGCCATGGACGAAATGGCCTACGCCGCCGGACTCGACCCCCTGGAGCTGCGCCTACGCAACTACGCCGACCGCGACCAGAACGCCGACAAGCCCTTTTCCAGCAAGAAGCTGCGCGACTGCTACCACCAGGGCGCGGCCAAGTTTGGCTGGGAGAAGCGCACCCCGGAACCCCGCTCTATGCGCGAGGGCAACATGCTGGTGGGCTGGGGCATGGGCGGTGGTGTGTGGGATGCCACCCAGCAAAAAGCCGCCGCCGCCGCCAGCATCACAGCCGATGGCCACCTTACGGTCCGCAGCGGCTCGGGCGAAAACGGCGCGGGCACCTACACCATTATGACGCAGATTGCGGCCGAAACCCTGGGCCTGCCTCTGGAAGCCGTTACCTACCAGCTCGGCGACACCGACCAGCCCGAGGCCCCGCTCCAGGGCGGCTCCTGGACGGCCGCCTCCGTGGGCACTGCCATTCAGAGCGTGTGCCAGGACCTGGCCGGTAAAATTCTGAAGATGGCCCAGAAGCAGCCGGATTCTCCACTCAAGGATGCCAAATTTGAGGACGTGGAGTTTGTGAACGGCCAGATTAGGCTGCGCACCAACCACGGCCAGGCCGTGGTGCTGCGCGATGTGCTGCAAACCAGCGGCGAAGCCAAAATTGAGGCCGATGGCTCCACTATGCCCAACATGGCCAAGCAGAGCCAATACTCCCTGCACGCCCACAACGCCGTGTTTGTGGAGGTGAAGGTAGACGAGGACCTTGGCACCGTGCACGTAACGCGGGTGGTAAATGCCATTGCCGCCGGCCGCATCCTTAACCTGAAAACCGCCCGCTCCCAGGTGCTGGGCTCGGTGGTGTGGGGAATTGGGGCTGCCCTGATGGAGGAAACCGTGATGGACCATAAGTTCGGCCGCTACATGAACCACAACTTCGCCGAGTACCACGTGCCCGTCAACGCTGACATTCACGACATTGAAGTGCTATTCGTGGACGAGGAAGACGACATTGTGAACCCGCTGGGCGTGAAGGGCATTGGCGAGGTAGGCATGCTGGGCGTGGCTGCCGCCGTGGCCAACGCCATCTACCACGCCACCGGCAAGCGCGTCCGCGAACTGCCGATTACGATTGACAAGCTGCTGTAA
- a CDS encoding MFS transporter, which translates to MQRILPVIVLAQFFCTSLWFAGNAIAPDIAAQFHLPPGFVAYLTSAVQLGFITGTLTFAVLTIADRFSPSRVFFVSALVAAVCNLGINLGGIGTGGLLAFRFLTGFFLAGIYPVGMKIASDYYQAGLGKSLGYLVGALVLGTAFPHLLKGLAGQLPWHYVTLATSALAVLGGVALVLLVPDGPFRKVGQHLQLTAFLDGFRRPRFRAAAFGYFGHMWELYTFWAFVPILLATYNRAHPTAGFPVPMLSFFIIAAGSLACIGSGLLSQVVGARPVATTALALSGVCCLVSPLMLRGSSPTLLVVFLVFWGMVVVADSPLFSTLVAQNAPEASRGTSLTIVNCLGFALTIASIQFTSWLSQHIDPTYLFLTLAVGPALGLVGLLRNWEEPATPVMLVER; encoded by the coding sequence ATGCAGAGAATTCTACCGGTTATTGTTCTGGCGCAGTTTTTCTGTACCTCGCTCTGGTTTGCCGGCAATGCCATTGCGCCGGATATAGCCGCTCAGTTTCACCTGCCGCCCGGCTTTGTAGCCTACCTGACCAGCGCTGTGCAGCTGGGCTTTATTACCGGGACGCTCACCTTTGCGGTGCTTACCATTGCCGACCGCTTCTCCCCTTCCCGGGTGTTCTTTGTCAGCGCCCTGGTGGCGGCCGTGTGCAACCTAGGCATCAACCTCGGGGGCATCGGAACAGGGGGCCTGCTGGCCTTCCGGTTCCTGACCGGGTTTTTCCTGGCCGGCATTTACCCGGTGGGCATGAAAATAGCCTCCGATTATTACCAGGCCGGGCTGGGGAAGTCGTTGGGGTATCTGGTGGGGGCGCTGGTGCTGGGCACGGCCTTCCCGCACCTGCTCAAAGGTCTTGCGGGCCAGCTGCCGTGGCATTATGTTACGCTGGCCACCTCGGCGCTGGCGGTGTTGGGTGGGGTAGCGCTGGTTTTGCTCGTGCCCGATGGCCCCTTTCGCAAAGTCGGCCAGCATCTGCAGCTCACGGCCTTTCTGGACGGGTTTCGGCGGCCCCGGTTCCGGGCGGCGGCCTTTGGCTACTTCGGCCACATGTGGGAGCTATATACCTTCTGGGCCTTTGTGCCCATCCTCCTGGCTACCTACAACCGCGCGCATCCCACGGCGGGGTTTCCCGTGCCCATGCTCTCCTTTTTCATTATTGCCGCAGGAAGCCTGGCCTGTATAGGCAGCGGGCTGCTCTCCCAGGTGGTAGGTGCCCGCCCGGTGGCCACGACCGCGCTGGCGTTATCGGGGGTATGCTGCCTGGTGTCGCCGCTGATGCTGCGGGGCAGCTCACCTACGCTGCTGGTTGTGTTTCTGGTGTTCTGGGGTATGGTGGTGGTAGCCGATTCGCCGCTGTTTTCCACGCTGGTAGCGCAGAATGCCCCGGAAGCCTCGCGCGGCACTTCTCTTACTATTGTGAACTGCCTCGGCTTTGCTCTGACTATTGCCAGCATTCAGTTCACGAGTTGGTTATCCCAACATATCGACCCTACTTATCTGTTTCTAACGCTGGCTGTTGGGCCTGCGCTGGGGTTGGTGGGTTTGCTGCGTAACTGGGAAGAACCAGCAACACCCGTTATGCTTGTGGAGCGGTAA
- a CDS encoding alpha/beta fold hydrolase has product MHIQSRSSFKDESADRSYFENWVDRLEAHNGRKYERYALETALGTTHVWGLHTNEDLADALVIFPGARTTSLIWDFDRGLDNLRHRMKIFLVETNGLPNLSSGATPNIKSLDYGTWAAEVMRKLGLAKAYVAGASFGGLICMKLGITNPEMIQSAFLLNPGCLQPFSISPKNLYYNILPLVSPSSRNVSTFLDRAIFAKPTHQLSAFSEQMLIDYEVFAISRYQDKTQKPYYMKQQLDEVKAETYLLLGDKDLLFPTKNSFENGKKHLKYLRETVVFPNVGHGIETYAQAMHFIGDKIKANSPRN; this is encoded by the coding sequence ATGCATATTCAGAGCAGGTCTTCTTTTAAGGACGAATCAGCCGACCGTTCCTATTTTGAAAACTGGGTGGACAGGCTGGAAGCGCACAACGGCAGAAAATATGAGCGCTATGCCCTTGAAACCGCACTGGGCACCACCCACGTGTGGGGACTGCACACAAACGAAGATCTTGCCGATGCGCTGGTGATTTTCCCGGGTGCCAGAACTACTTCCCTCATCTGGGATTTTGACCGAGGCCTCGACAACCTCCGTCACAGAATGAAAATTTTCCTGGTGGAGACCAACGGCCTTCCTAACCTGAGCAGCGGAGCTACTCCCAACATTAAGTCCCTGGATTATGGCACATGGGCAGCGGAGGTCATGCGCAAACTCGGCCTTGCCAAAGCCTACGTTGCCGGTGCCTCCTTCGGCGGGTTAATTTGCATGAAGCTGGGCATTACAAACCCGGAAATGATTCAATCCGCCTTTTTGCTGAACCCTGGCTGTTTGCAGCCTTTTTCCATATCGCCTAAAAACCTGTACTACAATATACTGCCCCTAGTGAGCCCATCCTCGCGGAACGTTTCTACGTTTCTTGACAGGGCCATTTTTGCTAAGCCAACGCATCAACTATCGGCATTTTCGGAGCAAATGCTCATCGACTACGAGGTTTTTGCTATTAGCCGCTATCAGGACAAGACGCAGAAACCGTATTACATGAAGCAGCAGCTGGACGAGGTAAAGGCCGAGACATACCTGTTGCTGGGTGACAAAGACCTGTTATTTCCCACGAAAAATTCCTTTGAGAACGGCAAAAAGCACCTGAAGTATTTACGGGAAACTGTCGTTTTCCCCAACGTTGGTCACGGCATTGAAACCTATGCCCAAGCCATGCATTTCATTGGCGATAAAATAAAAGCCAATAGCCCGCGCAACTAA
- a CDS encoding MGH1-like glycoside hydrolase domain-containing protein yields MTQEQLRLTEANAQTAHWKKFGPYLTERQWGTVREDYSPDGNAWDYLPHDMARSTAYRWGEEGIGGISDDEQLLCFSVGLWNGVDGQLKERLFGLTNGQGNHGEDVKECYYYLDSTPTHSYMKMLYKYPQRAFPYQELIEENAHRTRQEPEYELLDTGVFDDGRYFDVFVEYAKAGPDDIMVQLTVHNRGPRRARLQVLPQLWFRNTWSWGHDDYRPEMRYTRAGSVLIDHKTLGQYHFYCDQKPPLLFCDNDTNTQRRDGQPREGRYFKDGINDYVVQGDKTAINPEQHGTKVAAQYSFTLGPGQQQVMRLRLSKAEWDAPFANFDRHFSTRQQEADEFYDCVQEQITDPDARNIQRQAFAGMLWSKQYYYYDVTQWLDGDPGGKETAASRRRGRNSNWRHLYNADIISMPDKWEYPWYAAWDLAFHCIPLAMVDAEFAKTQLRLLTKDGYMHPSGQLPAYEWNLNDVNPPVHAWATWRVYQMDKKLHNGRPDTPFLEAIFHKLALNFTWWVNRKDKSERNIFEGGFLGLDNIGVFDRSAPLPTGGKIEQSDGTSWMAMFAMNMVRMALELAKTNPVYQEMAGKFFEHFLYIADAMTRGGDGAFNLWDEEDGFYYDVLHTPDDARTKLKVRSIVGLIPLFAIEVIDQELLDALPEFTMRARWLIENRPHLAQLVSKWETPGKAARHKLSLLRQDRLRSLLTRMLDEDEFLSDYGIRAMSRYHLEHPYVFSTPDADFSVGYVPGEAESSMFGGNSNWRGPIWFPINYLIIESLQRYHFYYGDSFQIEFPTGSGNLHTLKQVADALSKRLTRLLMKDENGRRPAFGDAELLQTDPHFRDYLYFHEYFHGDNGRGMGASHQTGWTGLIVRLLQ; encoded by the coding sequence ATGACGCAGGAACAACTACGCTTAACGGAAGCCAACGCGCAGACAGCCCACTGGAAGAAGTTTGGCCCTTACCTTACGGAGCGTCAATGGGGCACCGTGCGCGAGGACTACAGCCCCGATGGCAATGCCTGGGACTACCTGCCCCATGATATGGCCCGCAGCACCGCCTACCGCTGGGGCGAGGAAGGCATTGGCGGCATTTCCGACGATGAGCAGCTGCTCTGCTTTTCCGTAGGGCTGTGGAATGGCGTGGATGGCCAGCTGAAGGAGCGGCTGTTTGGCCTTACCAATGGCCAGGGCAACCACGGCGAGGACGTGAAGGAGTGCTACTATTACCTGGACAGCACGCCCACGCACTCCTACATGAAGATGCTGTATAAGTATCCGCAGCGCGCCTTCCCATACCAGGAGCTGATAGAGGAAAACGCCCACCGCACCCGGCAGGAGCCGGAATATGAGCTGCTGGATACCGGCGTGTTCGACGATGGCCGCTACTTTGACGTGTTTGTGGAGTATGCCAAAGCCGGGCCCGATGACATTATGGTGCAGCTGACGGTGCACAACCGCGGCCCGCGCCGCGCCCGCCTGCAGGTGCTGCCCCAGCTCTGGTTCCGCAACACCTGGAGCTGGGGCCACGATGACTACCGCCCCGAGATGCGCTACACGCGGGCCGGCAGCGTCCTCATCGACCATAAAACACTGGGCCAGTACCATTTTTACTGCGACCAGAAGCCGCCGCTGCTCTTCTGCGACAACGATACCAACACCCAACGCCGCGACGGCCAGCCCCGGGAAGGCCGCTACTTCAAGGACGGCATCAACGATTACGTGGTGCAGGGCGACAAAACGGCCATCAACCCGGAGCAGCACGGCACTAAGGTAGCGGCGCAGTATTCCTTCACGCTGGGGCCAGGGCAGCAGCAGGTCATGCGCCTGCGCCTGAGCAAAGCCGAGTGGGACGCACCCTTCGCCAACTTCGACCGCCATTTCAGCACCCGCCAACAGGAGGCCGATGAGTTCTACGACTGCGTGCAGGAGCAAATCACCGACCCCGATGCGCGCAACATTCAGCGCCAGGCATTTGCGGGCATGCTCTGGAGCAAGCAGTACTATTATTATGATGTAACGCAGTGGCTAGACGGTGACCCCGGCGGGAAAGAAACGGCGGCCAGCCGCCGCCGCGGGCGCAACAGCAACTGGCGGCACCTGTACAACGCCGACATCATTTCCATGCCCGATAAGTGGGAGTATCCCTGGTATGCGGCCTGGGACCTGGCTTTCCACTGCATTCCGCTGGCCATGGTAGATGCCGAGTTTGCCAAAACCCAGCTGCGCCTGCTCACCAAGGATGGCTACATGCACCCCAGCGGCCAGCTGCCCGCCTACGAGTGGAACCTGAACGACGTGAACCCTCCCGTACACGCCTGGGCTACCTGGCGCGTGTACCAAATGGACAAAAAGCTGCACAACGGCCGCCCCGATACGCCTTTTCTGGAAGCCATCTTCCATAAGCTGGCCCTCAACTTTACCTGGTGGGTAAACCGCAAGGACAAAAGCGAGCGGAACATCTTTGAAGGCGGCTTCTTGGGGCTGGATAACATTGGCGTCTTCGACCGCTCGGCCCCGCTGCCCACCGGCGGCAAGATTGAGCAGAGCGACGGTACCAGCTGGATGGCCATGTTTGCCATGAACATGGTACGCATGGCCCTGGAGCTGGCCAAAACCAACCCCGTGTACCAGGAAATGGCCGGCAAATTCTTCGAGCACTTCCTCTACATTGCCGATGCCATGACCCGCGGCGGCGACGGGGCCTTTAACCTCTGGGATGAGGAGGATGGTTTCTACTACGATGTGCTGCACACCCCCGACGATGCCCGCACCAAGCTGAAAGTGCGCTCCATTGTGGGGCTGATTCCTTTGTTTGCCATTGAGGTGATAGACCAGGAGCTGCTGGATGCCCTGCCGGAATTCACCATGCGCGCCCGCTGGCTGATTGAAAACCGGCCCCATCTGGCCCAGCTCGTTTCCAAGTGGGAAACGCCCGGCAAAGCGGCCCGCCACAAGCTTTCCCTGTTGCGCCAGGACCGGCTGCGCAGCCTGCTCACGCGCATGCTCGATGAGGATGAGTTTCTCTCCGACTACGGCATTCGGGCTATGTCGCGCTACCACCTGGAGCACCCGTATGTATTCAGCACCCCCGACGCCGACTTCTCCGTGGGCTATGTGCCGGGCGAGGCGGAATCCAGCATGTTCGGCGGCAATTCCAACTGGCGTGGCCCCATCTGGTTTCCCATCAACTACCTGATTATCGAGTCTCTGCAGCGGTACCATTTCTACTACGGCGACAGTTTTCAGATTGAATTCCCCACGGGCTCCGGCAACCTGCACACCCTGAAACAAGTGGCCGATGCCCTGTCAAAACGCCTTACGCGGTTGTTGATGAAAGACGAGAATGGCCGGCGCCCGGCGTTTGGCGATGCGGAGCTATTGCAAACCGACCCGCACTTCCGCGACTATCTCTACTTTCACGAGTACTTCCACGGCGACAACGGCCGTGGCATGGGCGCCAGCCACCAAACCGGCTGGACCGGCCTCATTGTGCGGCTTCTGCAGTAA
- a CDS encoding (2Fe-2S)-binding protein: MHEQPTHAATGAVAAPPPVGPVRLIINGTAHEVELAPWTTLLDALREYMQLTGTKKGCDHGQCGACTVLVNGKRINSCLTLAVMHEGDDITTIEGLGTVEALHPLQQAFVDHDAFQCGYCTPGQICSAQGLLNEGKAHTEDEIREMMSGNLCRCGAYVGILAAVKEVVDKGEKVK; this comes from the coding sequence ATGCACGAGCAACCTACCCATGCCGCTACTGGCGCGGTGGCCGCACCACCGCCCGTCGGCCCCGTTCGCCTCATCATTAACGGCACTGCCCACGAGGTGGAGCTGGCGCCCTGGACTACCCTGCTCGATGCCCTGCGTGAGTATATGCAGCTTACGGGCACTAAAAAAGGTTGCGACCACGGCCAGTGCGGGGCCTGCACGGTACTCGTGAACGGCAAGCGCATCAATAGCTGCCTGACACTGGCTGTGATGCATGAAGGCGACGACATCACTACTATAGAAGGCTTAGGCACCGTGGAGGCCCTGCACCCATTGCAACAGGCCTTCGTCGACCACGATGCTTTCCAGTGTGGCTACTGCACGCCTGGTCAGATCTGCTCGGCCCAGGGCCTCCTCAACGAGGGCAAGGCCCACACCGAGGACGAAATCCGCGAGATGATGAGCGGCAACCTCTGTCGCTGCGGTGCTTACGTAGGCATTCTGGCCGCCGTAAAGGAAGTTGTTGATAAAGGGGAGAAGGTGAAATAG
- the dnaB gene encoding replicative DNA helicase, which translates to MNDQMDDRLKISASRAKAAWNSRPAQLPAGGPSGKLPPQALELEAAVLGALMLEKDALTTVIDILKTQSFYKEGHQRIFKAILNLFDKSEPIDILTVTHELREMGELEAAGGAHYVANLTFKVNSAANIEYHARIITENAIKRELIGIASTIQRDAFEDTTDVFNLLDSTEQALFEVSESNIRKNFDDMRSLMGKAIKELEEKKNQKDGLTGVPSGFTALDRVTSGWQPSDLVIIAARPGMGKTAFVVSAMRNAAVEFKKPVAIFSLEMSSLQLVNRLISAEAELDSEKIKKGNLADYEWAQLNHKISALSSAPIFIDDTPGLSIRELRTKCRRLKAHHDIQMIIIDYLQLMSGNTDGKAMGNREQEIASISRALKGIAKELNVPVLALSQLSRSVETRGGDKKPQLSDLRESGSIEQDADMVIFLYRPEYYKITEDEMGNPTQGTGEVIIAKHRNGSLETVQLKFIGKFTKFADLDGAGGFGLDGASYNTGAFPSSNFDDEPSFTPNTIRLGSKINDGGPGPVPFPKSNFGNEDPPF; encoded by the coding sequence AGGCCCTGGAGCTGGAAGCCGCTGTGCTGGGGGCTCTTATGCTGGAAAAAGATGCCCTGACCACCGTTATTGATATTCTGAAAACCCAGAGTTTCTATAAGGAAGGGCACCAGCGCATTTTCAAGGCCATCCTCAATCTGTTCGATAAATCGGAGCCGATTGATATTCTCACCGTCACGCACGAGCTGCGCGAGATGGGCGAGCTGGAAGCAGCCGGGGGCGCGCACTACGTGGCCAACCTGACCTTTAAAGTCAACTCGGCGGCCAACATTGAGTACCACGCCCGCATCATCACGGAAAATGCCATTAAGCGCGAGCTGATTGGTATTGCCAGCACCATTCAGCGCGACGCCTTCGAGGATACCACCGACGTGTTTAACCTGCTGGATAGCACCGAGCAGGCCCTGTTTGAAGTATCGGAGTCGAACATTCGGAAGAACTTCGACGACATGCGCAGCCTGATGGGTAAGGCCATCAAAGAGCTGGAAGAAAAGAAAAACCAGAAAGACGGCCTCACCGGCGTGCCCAGCGGCTTTACGGCCTTGGACCGGGTAACCTCCGGCTGGCAGCCCTCTGACCTGGTGATTATTGCCGCCCGCCCGGGTATGGGTAAAACGGCTTTCGTGGTGTCGGCCATGCGCAACGCGGCCGTGGAGTTTAAGAAGCCGGTGGCCATTTTCTCGCTGGAAATGTCCTCGCTGCAGTTGGTAAATCGTCTGATTTCGGCGGAAGCAGAGCTGGATTCAGAGAAAATCAAGAAAGGCAACCTGGCCGACTACGAGTGGGCCCAGCTCAACCACAAGATTTCGGCACTGTCCTCGGCGCCCATCTTTATTGATGATACGCCGGGCCTGAGCATCCGGGAGCTGCGCACCAAGTGCCGCCGCCTCAAAGCCCACCACGACATTCAAATGATCATCATTGACTATCTGCAGTTGATGAGCGGCAACACGGATGGCAAGGCAATGGGCAACCGCGAACAGGAAATTGCCTCTATTTCCCGGGCCCTGAAAGGCATTGCCAAAGAGCTGAACGTGCCGGTGCTGGCCCTGTCGCAGCTGTCCCGTTCCGTGGAAACCCGCGGCGGCGACAAGAAGCCGCAGCTGAGTGACCTTCGTGAATCCGGCTCCATCGAGCAGGACGCTGACATGGTTATCTTCCTGTACCGCCCCGAGTACTATAAGATTACGGAGGACGAAATGGGCAACCCCACCCAGGGCACCGGCGAGGTAATTATTGCCAAGCATCGGAACGGCTCCCTGGAAACCGTGCAGCTTAAGTTCATCGGCAAGTTCACCAAGTTTGCCGACCTCGACGGAGCCGGCGGCTTCGGGCTGGATGGTGCCAGCTACAACACCGGCGCTTTCCCCAGCAGCAACTTCGACGACGAGCCCAGCTTCACGCCCAATACCATTCGGCTGGGTAGCAAAATTAATGATGGCGGTCCGGGCCCGGTGCCGTTCCCGAAGAGCAATTTCGGGAATGAAGACCCGCCGTTTTAG
- a CDS encoding FAD binding domain-containing protein, with the protein MNSFTFHRATDIDDAVRNNTSHAGAAYIGGGTNLIDLMKENVMRPAHLVSVAKLPLAAIEVLPDGGLRLGAMATNADTAWNEEVKNRYPLLNQAILAGASPQLRNAATNGGNLMQRTRCLYFYDLATPCNKREPGTGCSAIGGFNRIHAILGASEHCIATHPSDMCVALAALAPTVRVSGPEGERSIAFNDFHRLPGDQPDKDNTLKPGELILSLDLPKKGFSKNFSYLKLRDRQSYAFALISVAAGLELDGNTITDARLALGGVAHKPWRDQAAEKLLIGQPATAETFARVAAKVVENAQGQGANDFKIELARRAIVRALKQAAEGSQKAADVFQNSNP; encoded by the coding sequence ATGAACTCATTTACATTTCACCGCGCAACGGACATTGACGACGCTGTGCGGAATAATACTAGCCATGCGGGGGCGGCCTACATTGGCGGGGGCACCAACCTCATCGATTTGATGAAGGAAAACGTGATGCGCCCCGCTCACCTCGTGAGTGTGGCTAAGTTGCCCCTGGCCGCCATTGAAGTTCTGCCCGACGGCGGGCTGCGCCTGGGTGCCATGGCCACCAACGCCGATACGGCCTGGAACGAGGAAGTGAAAAACCGCTACCCGCTGCTGAATCAGGCCATTCTGGCCGGGGCCTCGCCCCAGCTGCGTAACGCGGCCACCAACGGCGGCAACCTCATGCAGCGCACCCGTTGCCTGTATTTCTACGATCTGGCAACGCCCTGCAATAAGCGTGAGCCCGGCACGGGGTGCTCGGCCATTGGGGGCTTCAACCGCATTCACGCCATTCTGGGGGCCAGTGAGCACTGCATTGCCACGCACCCCTCGGATATGTGCGTGGCGCTGGCGGCCCTGGCCCCCACGGTGCGCGTGAGTGGGCCGGAGGGGGAGCGGAGCATTGCTTTTAACGACTTTCACCGCCTGCCCGGCGACCAGCCTGACAAGGACAATACCCTAAAGCCCGGGGAACTGATTCTCAGCCTTGACCTACCCAAAAAAGGCTTCAGCAAAAACTTCAGCTACCTCAAGCTGCGCGACCGGCAGAGCTACGCCTTTGCCCTGATTTCTGTAGCGGCGGGCCTTGAGCTGGACGGCAACACCATTACCGATGCCCGCCTGGCGCTGGGTGGTGTGGCCCACAAACCCTGGCGCGACCAGGCTGCCGAAAAGCTGCTCATTGGGCAGCCGGCTACCGCGGAAACCTTTGCCCGCGTGGCCGCCAAAGTGGTGGAAAACGCCCAGGGCCAGGGTGCCAATGACTTCAAGATTGAGTTGGCCCGCCGCGCCATTGTGCGGGCGCTCAAGCAGGCTGCCGAAGGCTCGCAAAAGGCAGCCGACGTATTCCAGAACTCCAATCCCTAA